A DNA window from Chelativorans sp. AA-79 contains the following coding sequences:
- a CDS encoding LacI family DNA-binding transcriptional regulator — MADGRPTIKDVAAQAGMSTLTVSRVINNHPSIKLSTRLRVEAAMRALNYEPNAAAQSMRRGSSRTIGFLMPDFAHGVSAFVAQNVERVLHKAGYTVMLACSHFDPATECNALRTFERNRVDAVLLKTCDESSPEIIERVQSMSCPVVLVDRDLPGAVDAVVSDHAAAMRQAVRHLLELGHRDIALIAPSSKMRPGRERIAGFRQAMQEAGLTVPSDRLVDGGNSETYAYDAIMSLMDRKRRPTALIAAGNQILFGAIEALKRLRLTFPDDVSLLGADHPRLGRVMSPTITMIDREPARLAEAAADSLLVRLAGRQDGDRRYSVLSSRIIPGDSCRRLEA; from the coding sequence ATGGCTGACGGACGCCCCACAATCAAAGATGTCGCCGCGCAAGCGGGCATGTCGACGCTCACCGTATCGCGGGTGATCAACAATCACCCTTCGATCAAGCTCTCGACACGGCTGCGCGTGGAGGCGGCGATGCGCGCGCTCAACTACGAGCCGAATGCCGCGGCTCAAAGTATGCGGCGCGGCTCGTCGCGCACCATAGGCTTCCTGATGCCCGACTTCGCACATGGTGTGAGCGCGTTTGTCGCCCAGAATGTCGAACGCGTGCTCCACAAAGCCGGATACACGGTCATGCTGGCCTGTTCCCACTTCGATCCGGCGACCGAATGCAATGCGCTGCGCACCTTCGAGCGCAACCGGGTCGACGCCGTCCTGCTCAAGACATGCGACGAAAGTTCGCCGGAGATCATCGAGCGCGTGCAGTCCATGTCGTGCCCGGTCGTCCTGGTCGATCGCGATCTTCCCGGGGCGGTCGATGCCGTGGTCAGCGATCACGCCGCAGCCATGCGCCAGGCCGTCCGCCATCTCTTGGAGCTCGGCCATCGGGATATCGCGCTCATCGCTCCGAGCAGCAAGATGAGGCCGGGACGCGAAAGGATCGCCGGGTTTCGGCAGGCGATGCAAGAGGCTGGCCTGACGGTACCCTCCGATCGCCTCGTGGACGGGGGCAACTCGGAGACCTATGCATATGATGCGATCATGTCATTGATGGACCGGAAGCGGCGTCCAACTGCGCTCATCGCGGCGGGCAACCAGATCCTGTTTGGTGCCATCGAGGCGCTCAAACGACTGCGCCTTACTTTTCCCGATGACGTTTCCCTTCTCGGAGCCGACCATCCGAGGCTCGGCAGAGTCATGTCTCCGACGATCACGATGATCGATCGTGAGCCAGCCCGCCTGGCCGAAGCGGCTGCGGACAGCCTGCTTGTCCGCTTGGCCGGCCGACAGGACGGCGACCGGCGTTACTCGGTCCTGTCGTCCCGGATCATTCCAGGAGACTCATGTCGACGACTGGAGGCGTGA
- a CDS encoding alcohol dehydrogenase catalytic domain-containing protein, giving the protein MDRPNYKMTAVVCHGPRDYRVEEVGRPTAGPRELVARVAACGICASDCKCWSGAQMFWGGPNPYVKPPVIPGHEFFGYVEELGEGAAEHFGVAEGEMVIAEQIVPCWRCRFCRSGQYWMCEVHNIFGFQRQVADGGMAEYMKFPANAVVHKIPSHLPLEHAAIIEPLACAVHTVTRAGIELDDVVVIAGAGPLGLLMTQVARLKTPRKLIVVDMVEERLELARRYGADLALNAGNEDVVAAVKDLTGGYGCDVYIENTGHPSGVTQGLEMIRKLGRFVEFSVFGSETTVDWSIIGDRKELDVRGAHLGPFSYPIAIDLLVRGLVTSEGIVTHSYALEDWDEALKVANSLDSVKVLMRPGYRANV; this is encoded by the coding sequence ATGGATAGACCCAATTACAAGATGACCGCCGTCGTCTGCCACGGCCCGCGCGATTATCGCGTGGAGGAGGTTGGGCGGCCGACGGCGGGTCCCCGCGAACTCGTTGCGCGCGTGGCTGCGTGCGGCATCTGCGCCAGCGACTGCAAGTGCTGGTCGGGCGCCCAGATGTTCTGGGGCGGTCCCAACCCATATGTGAAGCCGCCGGTGATCCCCGGCCACGAGTTCTTCGGCTATGTGGAGGAACTGGGCGAGGGGGCGGCCGAACATTTCGGTGTCGCCGAGGGCGAGATGGTGATCGCCGAGCAGATCGTCCCCTGCTGGCGCTGCCGCTTCTGCCGTTCCGGCCAGTACTGGATGTGCGAGGTGCACAACATCTTCGGGTTCCAGCGGCAGGTCGCCGACGGCGGCATGGCCGAGTATATGAAGTTTCCGGCCAATGCCGTCGTGCACAAGATCCCCTCGCACCTGCCGCTCGAACATGCGGCGATCATCGAGCCGCTTGCCTGCGCGGTTCACACGGTGACGCGTGCCGGCATTGAACTCGACGATGTCGTGGTGATCGCCGGTGCCGGTCCCCTCGGCCTTCTGATGACGCAGGTGGCGCGACTCAAGACGCCCCGGAAGCTCATCGTCGTCGATATGGTGGAGGAGCGGTTGGAGCTTGCCAGGCGCTACGGCGCGGACCTCGCCCTTAACGCCGGTAATGAGGATGTGGTCGCTGCCGTGAAGGACCTCACCGGCGGCTATGGCTGCGACGTCTACATCGAGAACACGGGCCATCCGAGCGGTGTCACGCAGGGGCTGGAGATGATCCGCAAGCTCGGGCGGTTCGTTGAGTTCTCCGTCTTCGGCTCCGAGACGACCGTCGACTGGTCCATTATCGGCGACCGCAAGGAGCTTGACGTCCGCGGCGCGCATCTCGGCCCCTTCAGCTATCCGATCGCCATAGATCTCCTCGTGCGGGGTCTCGTCACCTCCGAAGGCATCGTGACCCACAGCTATGCGTTGGAGGATTGGGATGAGGCGCTCAAGGTTGCGAATTCACTCGATTCCGTCAAGGTGCTGATGCGGCCGGGTTATCGGGCGAATGTCTGA
- a CDS encoding AraC family transcriptional regulator — protein sequence MGAERKLVPDYEVIVCEPSESFRWFVHDYPHHLAKWHYHPEYEFHVIQASSGKMMIGDYVGPFEAGCVILTGPNLPHNWVSDIKAGERVADRDMLVQFTPEFADKLVSLSPEFEDLGALFAEASYGLEFSGLTAQAGRRLLAQIGYARGIQRLLLFLELMAALARNPADRRTLSLRPPLPPVQSPAHDKLEIAMNYILEHFTSHMRLTTVARLCGMEAHAFSRFFKKQTGHTFARYVNRMRVHSACTLLTQTDRPITDICFDVGFNNIANFNRQFVKFCRRTPSDYRREAWRMSTAARPLEALEMRAW from the coding sequence ATGGGGGCCGAACGAAAGCTTGTTCCCGACTACGAGGTGATCGTCTGCGAACCGTCGGAATCCTTCAGATGGTTCGTGCACGACTACCCGCACCACCTCGCCAAGTGGCACTATCACCCGGAATACGAATTCCACGTCATCCAGGCTTCCTCCGGCAAGATGATGATCGGCGACTATGTCGGCCCGTTCGAGGCGGGATGTGTCATCCTCACCGGGCCGAACCTGCCGCATAATTGGGTCAGCGACATCAAGGCCGGCGAGCGGGTTGCCGACCGCGACATGCTGGTGCAGTTCACGCCCGAATTTGCCGACAAGCTCGTAAGTCTTTCCCCGGAGTTCGAGGATCTGGGCGCCCTGTTCGCCGAAGCATCCTACGGACTGGAGTTCAGCGGCCTCACGGCCCAGGCCGGACGACGGCTCCTCGCGCAGATCGGATATGCCCGCGGTATCCAGCGTCTCCTCCTGTTCCTGGAATTGATGGCGGCGCTGGCGCGAAATCCGGCGGACCGGCGGACGCTTTCGCTCCGCCCGCCGCTACCGCCGGTTCAATCACCGGCACACGACAAGCTCGAGATCGCCATGAACTATATTCTCGAGCACTTCACTTCGCATATGCGGCTGACGACCGTCGCAAGGCTTTGCGGCATGGAGGCGCACGCCTTCTCCCGTTTCTTCAAGAAGCAGACGGGCCACACCTTTGCCCGCTACGTGAACCGGATGCGGGTTCATTCCGCCTGTACTCTTCTCACGCAGACCGACCGTCCGATCACGGATATCTGCTTCGACGTCGGCTTCAACAACATCGCCAACTTCAATCGGCAATTCGTAAAATTCTGCCGGCGAACGCCGTCGGACTACCGCCGCGAGGCATGGCGGATGAGCACGGCAGCACGACCGTTGGAAGCTTTGGAGATGCGCGCCTGGTGA
- a CDS encoding extracellular solute-binding protein — translation MHHFTRLVLPAVTAAFLAGTAVAKADFWADAAKGLEGATIRGISESTPPSNYVKDVLAPAFTEATGINVEFEATSWDQMYDKAIKDMEANTGIYDFVYIEQDIIYSYLARDFLVNLTKALADKPNLKAPDFEVSEFTSFVENFQNAEGDLFGVPMEAFIKIYLYRKDLFEDPAAQEAFRAKYGRDLAPATNHQQYREIAEFFTAQGQEKGEELWGTTVQAASGHPASVYEFVESILPTFGVYNWGVNTETYGVSVENGGELNSPEAKEALQWWLGNLEFAPPESTSSTWDEVAATFAAGRAAQGLVYGENAAWIATDDTKSTVVGKVGVALPPVAEGVMAEAESGEGYIGYYDGGAFGIPHSSKNQDAALLFLQYIAQDEVQADWALAGSRITHTATYDDPKVVEQDKKVDGYYTLMKEQGPLFRGAPPFPFHNQLREAIAPFIYQAIIGEIPPEDALDQAAAAADAELKNLGYRK, via the coding sequence ATGCATCACTTTACGAGGCTGGTTCTGCCCGCCGTAACGGCCGCCTTCCTGGCGGGAACGGCGGTCGCCAAGGCCGATTTCTGGGCCGATGCCGCAAAGGGGCTCGAAGGCGCGACGATCCGCGGCATTTCTGAAAGCACGCCGCCGTCCAACTATGTGAAGGACGTGCTCGCACCGGCCTTCACCGAGGCGACCGGCATCAATGTCGAATTCGAGGCGACGTCCTGGGACCAGATGTACGACAAGGCGATCAAGGACATGGAAGCCAATACCGGCATCTATGACTTCGTCTATATCGAGCAGGACATCATCTACAGCTATCTCGCGCGCGACTTCCTCGTGAATCTCACAAAGGCGCTCGCCGACAAGCCGAACCTGAAGGCGCCGGATTTCGAGGTTTCCGAATTCACGAGCTTCGTGGAAAATTTCCAGAATGCCGAGGGCGACTTGTTCGGCGTGCCGATGGAGGCCTTCATCAAGATCTACCTCTACCGCAAGGATCTTTTCGAGGATCCGGCGGCGCAGGAGGCCTTCAGGGCGAAATACGGCCGCGACCTCGCACCGGCGACAAACCACCAGCAATATCGCGAGATCGCCGAATTCTTCACGGCCCAGGGCCAGGAGAAGGGGGAGGAGCTCTGGGGCACGACGGTGCAGGCCGCGTCCGGTCACCCCGCCTCCGTCTATGAGTTCGTGGAAAGCATCCTGCCGACCTTCGGTGTCTACAATTGGGGTGTCAACACGGAGACCTATGGCGTTTCGGTCGAGAACGGGGGAGAGCTGAACAGCCCGGAGGCCAAGGAGGCGCTGCAGTGGTGGCTGGGCAACCTGGAGTTCGCGCCTCCCGAATCCACCTCCAGCACCTGGGACGAAGTGGCGGCCACCTTCGCTGCCGGCCGCGCGGCGCAAGGCCTCGTCTATGGTGAAAACGCAGCCTGGATCGCGACCGACGATACCAAGTCCACGGTCGTGGGCAAGGTCGGCGTTGCGCTTCCTCCGGTGGCGGAAGGCGTGATGGCGGAGGCGGAATCCGGCGAGGGCTATATCGGGTACTATGACGGCGGCGCCTTCGGCATCCCGCACTCCTCGAAGAACCAGGATGCCGCGCTCCTCTTCCTGCAATATATCGCGCAGGATGAGGTGCAGGCGGACTGGGCTCTGGCCGGCTCGCGCATCACCCATACCGCGACCTATGACGATCCGAAGGTGGTCGAGCAGGACAAGAAGGTCGACGGCTACTACACGCTCATGAAGGAACAGGGCCCGCTTTTCCGCGGCGCCCCGCCTTTCCCGTTCCACAATCAGCTCCGCGAGGCGATCGCACCGTTCATCTATCAGGCGATCATCGGTGAGATCCCGCCGGAGGACGCGCTCGACCAGGCGGCCGCGGCTGCCGACGCCGAGCTGAAGAATCTCGGCTACCGCAAGTAA
- a CDS encoding sugar ABC transporter permease, with the protein MRSSAVGWLFLAPTLIILFIFGVVPFLYVLVIGFTQWNTFAADPTMQFNGVENFRRLVFDTPFLHSLWLTLRFAFFVVASEIMLGYLLAQLFMRDFPGKGFFRTIHTLPLVIAPIAVGATWRLLTVPGLGPLPYYFRTWFGYDLNIGRYVDQAFMMTVVMDVWHWTPLVTLTLLAALSSLPKEPFEQAQIDGANRFQIFWYVTLPMLKPAILATVFIRMMDALRTVDEVWMLTGGGPGSATRYIGLYIWRVVFPKTDYGYGSAMSLITLYLTIVMCWLLYAALVARRDLKRVEA; encoded by the coding sequence ATGCGATCGTCAGCGGTGGGTTGGCTCTTCCTCGCGCCGACGCTCATCATCCTCTTCATCTTCGGTGTGGTGCCATTCCTCTATGTGCTGGTGATCGGGTTCACGCAGTGGAACACCTTCGCCGCCGACCCGACGATGCAGTTCAACGGCGTCGAAAATTTTCGCCGGCTTGTCTTCGACACACCTTTCCTCCATTCGCTCTGGCTCACGCTCCGCTTCGCATTCTTCGTGGTGGCGAGTGAAATCATGCTCGGCTATCTGCTGGCCCAGCTCTTCATGCGGGACTTTCCGGGCAAGGGCTTCTTCCGCACGATCCACACGCTGCCGCTCGTGATCGCCCCGATCGCGGTCGGGGCCACCTGGCGCCTTCTCACCGTGCCCGGGCTCGGGCCGCTGCCCTATTATTTCCGGACCTGGTTCGGCTACGATCTCAACATCGGCCGCTATGTCGATCAGGCCTTCATGATGACGGTCGTCATGGATGTGTGGCACTGGACGCCGCTCGTCACGCTCACGCTGCTTGCCGCCCTTTCCTCCCTGCCGAAGGAACCCTTCGAGCAGGCGCAGATCGACGGTGCCAACCGCTTCCAGATCTTCTGGTATGTGACATTGCCGATGCTCAAGCCCGCGATCCTCGCCACCGTCTTCATCCGCATGATGGATGCGCTGCGCACGGTGGACGAGGTCTGGATGCTCACCGGCGGCGGGCCGGGCTCGGCCACCCGCTATATCGGGCTCTATATCTGGCGCGTCGTCTTTCCGAAGACGGATTATGGCTATGGCTCCGCCATGTCGCTCATCACGCTCTACCTCACCATTGTCATGTGCTGGCTGCTCTATGCCGCGCTCGTGGCGCGGCGGGATTTGAAGAGGGTGGAAGCATGA
- a CDS encoding carbohydrate ABC transporter permease yields MRKPRPLLSLAFWIFSSLVTLFPIYWMFVVSAKNRVQLFGKPNFLITSFFTENYTRTLQDPAFQRYMINSIVIATSNALLCTVLALLATYALSRYKLAGKENVFFWTITNRMAPPAVFLLPLFLLYTQVFVVGDWRMFDTRIGLILLYCVFNLPFAIWTLRSVIDGIPRELDEAATVDGANTWQVLTKVILPLARPGLAVTGILTWVFAWNEYLFAATLTSVHARTITTGLAEFVTVTGTNWGQMAATAMLTLVPALVVLGIAQRHIVAGLTFGAVKE; encoded by the coding sequence ATGAGAAAGCCTCGCCCGCTCCTTAGCCTGGCGTTCTGGATCTTCTCCAGCCTCGTCACGCTGTTCCCCATCTACTGGATGTTCGTAGTCTCGGCGAAGAACCGCGTGCAGCTCTTCGGCAAGCCGAACTTCCTCATCACCAGCTTCTTCACCGAAAACTACACGCGCACGCTGCAGGACCCGGCTTTCCAGCGCTACATGATCAATTCGATCGTGATCGCCACGTCGAATGCTCTGCTGTGCACCGTACTGGCGCTGCTGGCAACCTATGCGTTGTCGCGTTACAAGTTGGCGGGCAAGGAAAACGTCTTCTTCTGGACGATCACCAATCGCATGGCGCCGCCGGCGGTGTTCCTGCTGCCGCTCTTCCTGCTCTACACGCAGGTTTTCGTGGTCGGCGACTGGCGCATGTTCGACACGCGCATCGGGCTCATCCTGCTCTACTGCGTCTTCAACCTGCCCTTCGCGATCTGGACGTTGAGAAGCGTCATCGACGGCATTCCGCGGGAGCTGGACGAGGCGGCGACCGTGGACGGGGCGAACACCTGGCAGGTGCTCACCAAGGTCATCCTGCCTCTGGCAAGGCCCGGCCTCGCCGTTACCGGCATTCTCACCTGGGTCTTTGCCTGGAACGAGTATCTCTTCGCGGCCACGCTCACGAGCGTGCACGCGCGGACGATCACCACGGGGCTGGCGGAATTCGTCACGGTCACAGGCACCAACTGGGGCCAGATGGCCGCGACCGCCATGCTCACCCTGGTGCCCGCGCTGGTGGTGCTCGGGATCGCGCAGCGACACATCGTGGCCGGCCTCACCTTCGGCGCGGTGAAGGAGTAG
- a CDS encoding DUF2160 family membrane protein: MDEIARKPERRGFLPIHTNGFDRGFIAVVLFVAIHLFWMRFLEQNVPLFVATILSVIIGAIIVARG; encoded by the coding sequence ATGGACGAGATCGCGCGCAAGCCGGAACGGCGCGGCTTCCTGCCGATCCACACCAACGGGTTCGACCGCGGCTTCATCGCCGTCGTCCTCTTCGTCGCCATCCATCTCTTCTGGATGCGCTTCCTCGAACAGAACGTGCCGCTCTTCGTGGCGACCATCCTGTCGGTCATCATCGGCGCGATCATTGTCGCGCGCGGGTAG
- a CDS encoding NAD(P)-dependent alcohol dehydrogenase yields the protein MKALVLEEKLKLSLRDFSIEEKVGPRDVRIALRTVGVCGSDVHYYTHGAIGPFVVREPMILGHEAAGVVVEVGAEVKEFKPGDRVCMEPGIPDPASRATRLGLYNLDPAVRFWATPPVHGVLRPTVVHPADFTFKLPDNVSFAAAAMVEPLAVGVHAATKVQVKPGDIAVVVGAGPIGLVTVLAALAAGCARVIVSDVDDAKLDIAKKLGPVTPVDVSSQDLVETVMKETDGWGADIVFECSGNEKAAADVFDPLCPGGKVVYIGIPLSPIAYDVSKAQIKEARVEHVFRYTHVFPRCVAMLASGAIDVSPLITRTFSFDESVEAFEFAARAPRGQVKVQIDMPS from the coding sequence GTGAAGGCGCTTGTGCTGGAAGAAAAGCTGAAACTGTCGCTCAGGGACTTTTCGATCGAAGAGAAGGTCGGCCCCCGCGACGTCCGCATCGCGCTCAGGACCGTAGGGGTCTGCGGCAGCGACGTCCACTACTACACCCATGGCGCCATCGGCCCTTTCGTGGTGCGCGAGCCGATGATCCTCGGCCACGAGGCGGCCGGCGTGGTGGTCGAGGTTGGCGCGGAGGTGAAGGAGTTCAAGCCCGGCGACCGGGTCTGCATGGAGCCGGGCATTCCCGATCCCGCGAGCCGCGCCACCCGGCTCGGCCTCTACAATCTCGATCCGGCCGTGCGCTTCTGGGCGACGCCGCCCGTCCACGGCGTGCTGCGCCCGACAGTGGTGCATCCGGCGGATTTCACCTTCAAGCTGCCCGACAATGTGTCCTTCGCGGCCGCGGCCATGGTGGAGCCGCTCGCGGTCGGGGTGCATGCGGCGACCAAGGTACAGGTGAAGCCCGGCGACATTGCCGTGGTGGTCGGTGCAGGGCCGATCGGCCTCGTCACGGTGCTCGCTGCCTTGGCTGCGGGCTGCGCGCGGGTGATCGTCAGCGATGTGGACGACGCGAAGCTCGACATCGCGAAGAAGCTCGGGCCTGTGACGCCGGTGGATGTCAGTTCGCAGGACCTCGTCGAGACGGTCATGAAGGAGACCGACGGCTGGGGCGCCGATATCGTCTTCGAGTGCTCCGGCAACGAGAAGGCGGCGGCCGATGTCTTCGATCCGCTCTGCCCCGGCGGCAAAGTAGTCTATATCGGCATACCGCTTTCGCCGATCGCCTATGACGTGTCGAAGGCGCAGATCAAGGAGGCGCGCGTGGAGCACGTCTTCCGCTACACGCATGTCTTCCCGCGCTGCGTGGCGATGCTTGCCTCGGGCGCGATCGACGTCTCGCCGCTCATCACCAGGACCTTCTCCTTCGACGAGAGCGTGGAGGCGTTCGAATTCGCCGCCAGGGCGCCGCGAGGGCAGGTGAAGGTGCAGATCGATATGCCTTCCTAG
- a CDS encoding thiamine pyrophosphate-requiring protein: protein MALDRSEPRTKPVADGPTGAETLLLGLKRSGIDYIFANSGTDFPPIIEAFASLDGDEVPVPVTVPHETASVAMAHGYYLVTGRPQATMVHVNVGLANSAMGVINAASDNIPVVVMSGRTPITEHGRRGSRVTPIQYGQEMYDQSSLVSGVAKFHYEMRYPEQGDMLAARAVSLAMSEPKGPVYFSLPREALMETVPATIAHGASPQAPATAPYPDPAAIEEAARWLEKARRPLVLCQRGDVHGRVGAFLSTLAERFAIPVVEPFTIRNVMASDHPMFLGYDVKGPLGEADVVLVVDSAVPWMESLHRPSPETKIIHIGPDPHFQRMPIRGYRADLAIVSDAAAALSALGEAMAASPHAEERRALHARAAEERRRNAAERAAQGCASPMSAEWMSHCISQVMDEHAVVFSELGIVPGAMSVKRANQIFNNPHSGGLGWGLPAALGAQLADRERLCIACIGDGSYMFANPVACHQIAEALELPVLTIIKNNRLWNAVRRSVVNTYPDGAAAKANRMPLTSLEPSPDYTQVAAASRAHTERVEHGEDLPAALARALEVIRRERRQAVLELNIAVSDRH from the coding sequence ATGGCGCTCGATCGATCCGAACCGCGGACGAAGCCCGTTGCCGACGGCCCGACAGGCGCCGAGACCTTGCTCCTCGGCCTGAAGCGCAGCGGCATCGACTATATCTTCGCCAATTCCGGCACCGACTTTCCGCCCATCATCGAGGCGTTCGCCTCGCTCGACGGGGACGAGGTGCCGGTGCCGGTCACAGTGCCCCACGAGACCGCGAGCGTCGCCATGGCGCACGGCTATTATCTCGTCACGGGCCGGCCGCAGGCGACGATGGTCCATGTCAATGTCGGGCTGGCCAATTCGGCAATGGGGGTCATCAACGCTGCCAGCGACAACATTCCCGTGGTGGTGATGTCGGGCCGCACGCCGATCACCGAGCACGGCAGGCGCGGTTCGCGCGTCACGCCGATCCAGTACGGGCAGGAGATGTACGACCAGTCCTCGCTGGTCAGCGGCGTCGCCAAGTTCCACTACGAGATGCGGTATCCCGAGCAGGGCGACATGCTCGCCGCGCGCGCCGTCAGCCTTGCCATGAGCGAACCGAAAGGCCCGGTCTATTTCAGCCTGCCGCGTGAGGCGCTGATGGAAACCGTGCCCGCCACTATCGCGCACGGTGCCTCGCCCCAGGCCCCCGCCACGGCGCCCTACCCCGACCCCGCCGCGATCGAGGAGGCGGCCCGCTGGCTGGAGAAGGCGCGCAGGCCGCTCGTCCTCTGCCAGCGCGGCGACGTCCACGGGCGCGTGGGCGCTTTTCTTTCCACGCTGGCCGAGCGCTTCGCGATCCCGGTGGTCGAGCCCTTCACGATCCGCAATGTCATGGCCTCGGACCACCCGATGTTCCTCGGCTATGACGTGAAGGGGCCGCTCGGCGAGGCCGACGTGGTGCTCGTCGTCGACAGCGCCGTGCCCTGGATGGAATCGCTGCACCGTCCGTCGCCGGAGACGAAGATCATCCATATCGGGCCCGATCCCCATTTCCAGCGCATGCCGATCCGCGGCTACCGGGCCGACCTTGCGATCGTCAGCGATGCCGCCGCGGCGCTTTCCGCCCTCGGCGAGGCAATGGCGGCGTCTCCGCACGCCGAGGAGCGCCGCGCCCTCCACGCGCGGGCGGCCGAGGAGCGGCGGCGCAACGCGGCCGAGCGCGCCGCGCAGGGTTGCGCCAGCCCGATGAGCGCGGAATGGATGAGCCACTGCATCTCGCAGGTCATGGACGAACACGCCGTCGTCTTCAGCGAGCTCGGCATCGTGCCCGGCGCCATGAGCGTGAAGCGGGCGAACCAGATCTTCAACAATCCGCATTCGGGTGGCCTCGGCTGGGGCCTTCCCGCCGCCCTCGGCGCACAGCTCGCCGACCGTGAGCGGCTCTGCATCGCCTGCATCGGCGACGGCTCCTATATGTTCGCCAATCCCGTCGCCTGTCACCAGATCGCCGAAGCCCTGGAACTGCCGGTGCTCACCATCATCAAGAACAACCGCCTGTGGAACGCCGTGCGCCGGTCGGTGGTCAACACCTATCCCGACGGCGCCGCCGCCAAGGCCAACCGCATGCCCCTCACCTCGCTCGAGCCCTCACCCGACTACACGCAGGTGGCGGCGGCAAGCCGCGCCCACACCGAGCGCGTGGAACACGGCGAGGACCTGCCGGCCGCGCTGGCGCGCGCCCTGGAGGTGATCCGCCGGGAGCGCCGGCAGGCGGTCCTGGAGCTGAACATCGCCGTTTCCGACCGGCACTGA
- a CDS encoding TAXI family TRAP transporter solute-binding subunit gives MKRHFASAMLMAAIGFSGAASAQTVGIATSNPGSLFHNIGTAVANAANQAGLNATIQPATSPNQYIPFVASGGIEFGVANLQEVNYALEGKEWFEGSANPDLRVVGLIMPLVEAIFVRADSDIHSIADLRGKPMVDGYTAQNTILPQLDAMYATAGMTRADMQPVQVPSVVAGADAFIAGDSVGFIFAHGAGKVREADAAVGGLRALPIEPTEENLALAREHWPVAYFVELEPGPNTPGVEEKATYFAYPQVVFTHAGVSDDVVYEMTKVLHEGKDTMAKTFPPFNAFDPDDMAGEIAPSEYHPGAIRFYKEAGIWKE, from the coding sequence ATGAAACGCCATTTCGCTTCGGCCATGCTGATGGCCGCAATCGGCTTCAGTGGAGCCGCATCCGCCCAGACCGTGGGCATCGCCACGTCCAATCCGGGTTCTCTGTTTCACAATATCGGTACGGCGGTCGCCAACGCGGCCAACCAGGCGGGGCTGAACGCGACCATCCAGCCGGCCACCAGCCCGAACCAGTACATCCCCTTCGTCGCCTCCGGCGGCATCGAATTCGGTGTCGCCAACCTGCAGGAGGTCAACTATGCGCTGGAAGGCAAGGAATGGTTCGAGGGCTCGGCCAACCCGGACCTCAGAGTCGTCGGCCTCATCATGCCGCTGGTGGAGGCCATTTTCGTGCGCGCCGATTCGGATATCCATTCGATCGCGGATCTCCGCGGCAAGCCGATGGTGGACGGCTACACCGCCCAGAACACCATCCTGCCGCAGCTCGACGCGATGTATGCGACTGCCGGCATGACCCGCGCCGACATGCAGCCGGTTCAGGTGCCGAGCGTGGTGGCGGGCGCGGACGCCTTCATCGCCGGAGATTCGGTCGGCTTCATCTTCGCCCATGGCGCCGGCAAGGTGCGGGAGGCGGACGCCGCCGTCGGCGGCCTGCGAGCGCTGCCGATCGAGCCCACGGAGGAGAACCTGGCGCTGGCGCGCGAGCACTGGCCGGTGGCCTACTTCGTCGAACTCGAGCCGGGACCGAACACGCCGGGCGTGGAGGAGAAGGCAACCTATTTCGCCTATCCGCAAGTCGTCTTCACCCACGCCGGCGTCTCCGACGACGTCGTCTACGAGATGACGAAGGTGCTGCACGAAGGCAAGGACACGATGGCCAAGACCTTCCCGCCCTTCAACGCCTTCGACCCCGACGACATGGCAGGAGAGATCGCGCCCTCGGAATATCATCCTGGCGCCATTCGCTTCTACAAGGAAGCCGGTATCTGGAAAGAGTAG